Within the Pan troglodytes isolate AG18354 chromosome 2, NHGRI_mPanTro3-v2.0_pri, whole genome shotgun sequence genome, the region TACAGCTCATCAATCCCGACCTCACCTTCCTCTCCTGCTCAAGAGCCAAAGGTCTCATTCCATTCTAGGTCCCTGTCCCTACCCAAGAACCCCCAAACACCCTCCCAATCCACCGACACAAGTGCCACCCCTCCAGCATCCTGGTCCAAGCCCATCCAGACACTGCTGCCACCCGCATGCCAGGTTTGTGGTAAGGTACCGTTCCACTGCCCAGGCAACATAGGAAGCACTTAATATTTGCTGATCTGATCATCCTCGTGCTACCACCAGCTGCCCTCGGACTCTCTGGGCAGCTCCTTGGCTGCAAATGCTTGGCCAGTGGCCTCAGAGAGGCGGAAAAGTGGGGCAATACTGGAACTCACCACTGGCAGCTGTGCACAGTCAGAATTGACATCATACTCGATGTAGGCCACCTCGGTCCCATCCTCAGCACGACCCTCCCGGGTGTAGCAGGCATCTCGCGTGCGATTAGCAAGCCGGTCCACCTCATCCAGGGGGAAGGCACAGAGGGCAGAGGCTCCAGATGCCCCAGCAGCCGCCGATGGGGGCCGGCCCACAGTGGGGGGTGCAGCCGAGGAGAAAGCTGCAAAGAGCACCTCCCCATGCGCCACCTCCCTGGACGTGGCCACAGCTGCAGCCTGCATCAGCCCGTAGCGGCTACCTTCGCAGGCCAGAGGCAACTCCACATAGGAGTAGTAGTGCTGGTCCCGGAGGCACACTCGAGATACATAGGCACGAAAAGCTCTAGACTGAGCCTGCAGGTCCCGCCGCAGGAACAGGAAGTAGGCGCTGGCCCCACGTGCAAAGGCACTCACGAAGTGGTGGCTGTACTCGGAGAGGCGGCCCACTGCCAGCTTGGCTGTCTCCTCATAGGAGAAGGCAGCTTGGGGGTCGGGCGGCCACAGGGCCCGGGTTGTGATGGGTGGAATGCCACCCCCCACACCCCTGCTGGTGTATCCTCGCCCCACAAACAGGAGGGGCTCTCCTGCCAAGCCCTGGGCTACCAGCCCCACCGTGCTGACCGCAGGATCATTGGCAGCCACATATTGTGTGTCCCCAGGCCGCTCTGGCCGCAGCAGCAGCTGCTCGAGCTGCCCCAGGCGCCGCTGTTCACAGACCCCCTGGTGCACGCTCCCGCATACCACCAGGGCCCCTGGGCTCACCAGGAGCAGCTGGTTCGGGTTGTTGGTAGGCTGGGCCTGGGGGCACTCATCAGGCATCACAGGTGGCAGGCAGTCCCTGCTGTCTAGCACAGGGCCGGTGGACACtgtggcctccagctgcagccCAGGGCTCAGCTGGAACAGGAAGTTGGTAGCCCCCAGGTAGAGGGTGCCTGAGGTGGGGTCCCTTGCCAGGTGCTGCAGATACGTGCCATTGGGAGTGAAAGCAGTTGGTGGAAggggctggagggtgaggaccCACCCGGCCCAGAGAGCCTGGAGAAGAGCTGGGCCCAGAGCAGGCATGGTCACCTGGCAGGAAGAGAGGTCGAGAGAGTGGGGCTCACGTGGCCGCCAGAGCACCCTGGGGCCACTGGTAAGGGATAGGACTGTGGCATTGCCAAGATGCTCCTCCTAACCTAGGGGGTGAGCAGAGGAGGACCAGGCTTCTTAGATAGGCACTATGTCCAAGATGACCCCAGGACCACACACTAGAACAAGGTCAGAAATAGGAGACACTTCCTAGACAACACTGCCCATTCTCTGCAGGCACGATTCTCTCAGGAGACCTGCACCCCACTCACCATCCCCCCAGATCAGAGGGTGAGGGGCTGAGAGGCCATGCCCAGGAAGCAGGGTCTGGATGGGGCAGAAGAGCAGGTGATGGGAAGGAGGGGCCCAGACCCCAAGAAAGGAGAGGCTCTACATGGATGAGGGTTTCCCGggcagaaggaggaaggagagggaggtcTCCTGAACCAGCAGAATGTTAGAATCAAGACAAGAGTTGTGTGCAGGGCCTTTCAGGCCAGGAATCCAGAAGGGTAATAACCACAGAACCAACAGGCCTGAGAGACGGGAAGAGGCTCCAGCTCGGAGGGGTGGGGCCTGaagggctgccccccacctccgaGAGCCCTCAGAATAGGTAGGAGTCATGCTGCTCCTAGATATCTAGTGTGAGGTCAGGCTCACCTGGCAGGGCCGGCTGGATCAGGAGACAACAGCATGACCCGTGTGGGAGTCACCTAGCAGGGGGGAAAGCCGAGTGTGAAGCCGGGGCCTGGGCTGCAGGCACGTGGAAGCCCTGGGCTCCGCACCGGGGAGGCAGCACAGAAGCACCCCCTCCCCACCGCCCAGCCTGCTGGTGGAGCTGGGCCCAGCCTGGCCCCTGGCCACCAAACACATTCCACAGAGGACGCCTCCTCAGAGCCCACACGAGGAGGGGGAGGGCAGCAGAGCCAGGCACCCGAGGGGCCTGGGAAAGGTCAGCTAGGAAGGAGCCCCGTGGCTGGCAGGGCCCAGCCAGGCCCCCAGCACGGCCTTCTCCCTGTGAGGTCCCTCTCTCTGCTCAAACTCCACCCTGTAAAGGCACCCAGGTACACACCCTCTACACAGCCAGGGGCTGTCCCAGCCCAAAGGGCCACCAGCGCTTCAGCAGACAGGCAGTCGCACAGCAAGATACATACACACCACCCACCCTGTATGTATATgcctacaacacacacacacacacacacacacacacagagatgcagATGCCATCTATACACACAGCACagtgacacacacagacacagccaCCCATGTTCAAACACCACATGAAGACACATCCATATAGAGACAACTCCCCcacatagaaacacacacactgcAGGCACATATGTCACACTCACCCGAGACATTCAGACCACCACTCACATTTAGacatacacacgcacactcatgcacactccCCTCATTTGAGAGTACTTAGTTGGAGCCCTACGTACTAGAGAGCTGTAGAAGCTAGGCCATCTCTTGCTATTTCCTCTCCTGCAGTTCAGAATAGTGCCAGGGCCCAAGATGTGGGGTAAGTGGCGTGTGTCCTGGAGGAAGGTGCCATGCCTGGCTGTTCCCAGGCCCATCCCCAGGACCTCCCCAGAGTTTGGGTGCCTGCTTTCCACACAGACCCCTTCTTGGGCCCCAGCTGAGGCTCCTGAGTCCCTGAACCAAGAAACTATGGCAATACCACCTTCCCCGGTGGTCTCTAGCCAGGAGCACCAAGGTTGGTGAAGTGCTGGGACAGACAATGCATCTCAGACTGGGAGACACTTCCCCTACTTGCCTGTGCCCAGGCCACGTTGCCTAGCCCCTCCCATCACCCAGCTGCCAAGCTGTCTGTGCAAAATATCCCAAGCGCTTGCTTCTCCCAGGTCGGCTCATCCTAGCAGATGAGGCCTGAGCAGGGTACTCCTGAGGCTGCCCTGAAGTGAACAGGGCTGGGCACAAGGCTCAGGGGAGGGTCCAGCAGCCTGGTGGAAGCCGGGACACTGTGGCCACAGCCCGGTGGGAGCAGGGGGGCCGTGGTCACAGCCTGGCTGGGCACTGCTCCCGAAATAGCTTGGGGGTTTCCATTTTTAGTGTGCAGAAAACAGGGCAGCTCTATGGGAGCAGGAACAAGGCTGCCTCTGTTAGCCACccaagggggtggggggaagagggcAGCAGGGAAAGTCTCGAACCCGGCCAGGATCCCAGGACTGTGGCAAGACCAGGCTGCCCAAGAGCCCCCCACCTAGTTTCCAAGGGATGAGGAAAGAAAGTTTCTTCCCATGGGAAGACAGAGTCCACCTGAGGATGGGCAGAGGCCACCTCTTGCAAGGGGCTACTGTTCAATTCTCCTGCCACCGCATGCCAGGGATGGGCCTTGGGCACAGGGTCCCATAGTTAGACCAATACTCACTCCTACATGCTTACAAATATTTGCTCAGAGCCTACTGCGTGCCAAAGTTCTCCAGCCCTCAAGGGGCAGTAACAAAACCACTCCCCATATGTGAAATCAAAACTGCATTGATGCATGACAGAGCCTTGGGAGatgaaaaaatggttaaaaaaaaacaaaacaaaaaaacactggatGAGGAGACAACAGGAAGAAATGGGCGGGATCAGAACAGCTCCTGGCCAGGCCACTGAGGAGGTCGGCCGCTGACCCACTCCAGGGAAAGTGGTCAGGCTTCTGCCAGCAGTCTCCCTGTGAATCAGGACCTAGCACCCCTTGCCCCTCCACACATACCATGGGTGTCGGAAGGAGGACAGAAAGAAGAGCAGTGACTTTTTCTCCTCCATTTCAGGCACATGGATTTCACTTAATCTCTGCCACAGGCCACTGAGCAGCTCCCAGCCCCTCCAATCTAGCCTCCCAACTCCCAACTTCTCAGGACTTTCCTTGAGCAGAATTGAGTACACCCCTCCCCCAAGAGCCTCTGGGGCACCCCAGAGCGGGAGGGATAAAGGCCTACCCCTCCAGTCCACACCTCTCCCACCCGATCCATGCCAGTGCTCCCCCACACATGCCCTTCGTTCCTGCCAGCCTGAACTGCAGGCTGCTTGGCTCCTCCAGCCGCTGCACAGGCTCTTGCCGCTGCCTGGAATGCCCACTCCCTCGCTATCCCATTAACTCCTACACCAACCATCTTCTCCCTGGGGAGCCTCCCCTGTCCTCCCAGGCTCCTGAGGAGGCCGCTGCATGCGGTGGACAGAATGGACACACCTAGCCACCACCCTGACAGGCACGGCCGCTCTGCCTCAGGCTTTCCGAGCCTCAGATTTCCTAGTTGTACAACGGGAGGCAGGATTGCTCTGACCAGTAAACATGAAACAGTGTGTGCCTGGCATTAGTGATGCCAACCAGGGTCACCTTTCTCCCTGTTCCACCCTCCTACTCTGGACTtgaagctccttgaaggcagggagtATGGCTTCTGATTCAGAGGCCCCAGCAACTTACACAGACTTCAGCACAGACCAGATGCTCCCTGTATGGTGAACGAACCCCCATTTCACACCCAAGAAAACCCAACAAGTAGGGGAGATAGGGGGCCCACAATCCCTCCAAGCCACTTGGTCTCTCAAAGGGAACACATTGGCCCCACTTTTATTAATGACCAGGCCAGGGCAGACTGAAAAGGCTGATCTAGAACCAGACCTCACATCCCCAACTTACACAGCCAGGATCTCCTGCCCATTCCCAATATCTGAGGCCCTGCTCAGGCTCACAGCCAAAGCCTAACTCTGCCTGTGCCCAGTGCTCCCCCACACATGCCCTGGAGTCTCTTCTGGGCCCACCCTACTCTGAACCTTTTCAGGGGGCGCAAGACTGCCCAACTTCTGTCTGTAGAGCAAGCACCTCCCGGACCCCCGTGGAGCTGTCCTCGACAACAAAAGGGGCTCACAAACCCCGCCATTCCGCACCTGCAGAGGGGCCATAGGACAGCCCACATTTGCCTTGCCTGCCAGTTAGTGGGAAACCGGCCTTCCCGTTTCACCCTCCTGCTCAGCTCCCAGGGTTCACTACAGAGGTGAGTTATTCATtgacagtgcagtggtgcccgCTGCCCGCCCTGTTTTCTGTGTGTTGAGGAGGGGTGGGGAGATCCACCATTTACCAGGCACCTGCGATGACCCAAGGCGCTCATCGATCACCCACTTAATATGTCTGTGTGTGGAGAGGAGGGTACCCCCCACCCGCCCGGGGGTCAGGAGGCTCGAGGTCCGCCTTTGTCAGTCCCACCGGGAGCAGCCAGAAAGGGCTGTTACTACTGAGGGGAAGCCCCGACCTCCCCACTCGGCTCGTCCTtgaccctccccaacccccagacCCCGAGGCGAGGACCCCATCAGTGGCCCTGGGAGGGCGGGGAAGGGGCCGGCCGGTCCCCGGCGGCGACGGCGAGGAGGGGGCGCGGAGGAGCAGCTCcacctcctcagtctcccaatcgCGTTCCAGGCGGAGTCGCCAGAGTTTCCCTTCGCGCGGAGAAGTGTGGTCCCAACTCTCAAAACCAAAGCCGCCCACCACTCACCCAGGCCGCCCCTGCCCGGCGGGATCGGGGCCCCGGCCCGTTCCACCTCGGGAGCCCCGTTCCTCGCCGCCCTGGCCCCGAGCCCCGCACTCACCACCCGGCCGGGCCCCGCGGGATGTGCGCGCCGAGGCGGGCGCCGGCCGCTCCGGGCTCGGGCTCCGCGCGCAGCGGCCTCTCCCCGGGTCTGGCGGAGCCGCAGCTGTTACCCGGAGACCGAGGGGCGGAAAACTGCGCCCGCTGCCCGCCCCTCCCGCGCGGCGCTGCCACCGCCGGGAACAAAGGAGACAAAGCCGCGTCGGCCGGGCTCGGCTCCGCTCCTTCCCCCTCGCCTGCTGGGCTGCCCTCCCCCCGCCCGCCGCCCGGGCCAGGCCGGAAGCAGCCCGGAGAGCCGGGCGCGCGGCCCCGAACCGCCCGGGACCCCGCATTCCAGCCCCGCGGGCTCCGCATCGGCCGAGGGCTGGGGACCCGACCCCTCCCGCACGGGGGAGGGCGGGGGCGGGCTGCACCGCGGCGGTCGCCATGGCAACGCGGGTCGCCCGGAGGGGTGAGGAGTGAACCCCGGGAGCCAGAGCCGACCCGCCCCGTCGGCCTCACCTGCTCGCCTCCTTGGAACCGGAACTGGGAACTTTCCTGGTTGCCAGGAGCCGAGGCGGGGGGTCGCGCTCCGCACCCGCAGGTGCTGGTGGAACAGCGTCCCGGCCTCTTCCCGCCCGTCCAGAGCCGGGTAGCACCCGGGTCCCTCACCAGCCCGACCCGTTCTCCTGCCAGCGCCCGGCCTCGCCCCGCGCCCGGagctccctttcccttccttacCCGGCTCCGGTGGTTATCCTCCCCAACTTTCTTTACCTGAACTCCAAGGCGCCTTGTTTCTCCCCTGCGCACCTGGCCCTGCCCACCGCCCCTGCTCCCAGTACTCCCCAACAGCCAATCCCTCCTTCCGGCCCCCACCTCTGGCTGTTTGagaagagcatgggctttggaccTGGGCTTGCGCCATCAACTAAACCATGTAACCTGACACCAACCCCCCCAGCCTATTTGCTCACCAGTAAGTGGGGGTGATCCCACCTCTAGCGGGGCTGTGAAGGCAGGGAACCTGGGCTGCAGAGGCGCACAAGCAAGGGctcacttccttcctttcttcccagcCCAGGACCCAGACCTGGACCCACCCCAAGCTGAGAAGCGTTGGGCAAGTCTGGGCTCCCTCACTGGCAAACACCTGGGCCTTCTGCGGGAGGAAACGCTGGCAGAAAGGTTCTCTCCTGGGGACCATTTGTACCCTGTGCAGGGCCCTTCACACCCTGGCATGCCCACGGCTAACTCAGGAGCCAGAACCTGGCCCTTCCTATTAGGACTTTTGGAGGACTTTGGCTCAAAGCCATTGGCACAGCTTCCTGGGAGGCAAAAATGTCACAGGCATCATCTGAAAGCCTCCAAGGCCTCCACAGGCTAGGGGAGCCTCAATCAGGAGGTTCAGGTCATCCACACTGGCTACTGCCCTAGAGCTAGAGAcaccctcttcccacctcccaccagCTATCAAGGGTCTCCTGTCAGGTCACCCCTTTTCCTCCACTCCCACTTCCAGCACCTGAGTCCAGGTGCTTAGCACCTTGTCTGCACCAACATAGCAAACCCTCCCTGGATCCTTCACCCTTAGCCTCTGACCTCAGACTGCCAACCTGGCACCCCGGGCCTGTGACCTCATTCTGCACAACTCCCCCACACCCATCACCACCCCAGCCAGGACAGTCTGCCCCAGTCCCTCACCCACTTTGGCTTTCCTGCCTATGTAGCTTGTAGCAGCCCCCTCCACATGCACAGAATCCCTCCCTCCCCAAATCCATTCATCCAAGCACACACTTCAGGACCTATCTCACCCCAGAGGAAACTGGGACTTCCAAACCCCACAACCCCCTTCATCTGTACACAGATACGCTACCTCCTGCCCTACAAGGAATGTGAACACTCTAAGCACAGGGGTCtttccatcccatgccattctGGAGAGCCATTACTCGCGAAGGATAGATTGACTGAGGGACCAGGTGCTGAGAACCTGGGGTTGGGGGCATTTGGGCCATGCTCACTGCCCAAGACTGAACACAGGCTCCAAGAAGAAAGTATGCCTTATGGGAAACACTCCTGACTCCACAGGCTCTGAGAGCTCTGCACAGGCACCAGTGAACGAGTCCCCACCTGCAGCCCCCCTGCATATAGCTACCCTGCGCTCCCAAAGGGGAGTGGGTTCTCTGGAATGTGCCTGACTTCCAATACTCCAACACCAGGACTGAATACCAGCCCAAAGCTCCTGTTTACTCAGGGCACACAAGGCCACCCATGGCCATTTAGTCGAGGTCAAGGGTCACTGTTCCCCTCTGAAAAGAGATCATACATATGCCCCACTGCACCTCCCACCTGTGGGAGACCCCCCCCCTCCCTATCACTGCCTCTCCATGCACACTCCCGGTGTCCTGAGCTCTGCCTATGCCTGTGGAAGATATCCCCGGGCTGTCTGTGGGTGTGCACCCAGCCCCTGTGGCACATCAGTGCTGCCCAAAGCACTCTCTGTACCAGGGATCCAGACTGGCCACCAATCCCTATACTTATGTCCCCAGCAACATTTATCAACCATTCTCCCAATCTCCCTTCCCTGCTCTCCTCTGATCACTCCTCCAGTACTAGAACCAGGAAGTTCTCCCCCATATGGTAGAGAAAGTGATCCAGGAGATGGGAAGCAACCATGGTCATGAAATGAGTAGGCAGCAGGCTAGGTTCCACTCACTGGAACTCCCAGGCCATCTGACACTGGACAGTCAGGTAACTGGAGGGCAGGCCAGGAAATCCAAAATGAAAATCTAGGCCTCAGGAGTGCATCCATAACAGTTCAGAAAAGAGGACAGAGAGGAGATGAGAGAGGAACTAAAGGGGGTGACTACCCCAACTCCAGGCCCAACCTTCAAGTCTTGGATCTTGATTCTTAATGAAAAAAACTCAGTCtgattgttttaaataataaaactcaggATATTTTAATTGGACATTAGCACAAAGTTTTGATAATTGATGTAAATGAACCTGGTCTACAAAGCGAAGCGTGCCTGCTGGTGAGCCACACAGATACTGCTCCTTCAGATTGAGGTTGTACACGCCCCCAAAGGCTCGCTTCATTGCTACGATTCTCTACTTAAATCCACATTCACAGCTATTGCCTCAGACCCTCtggaggaggggccaggggtTAGCTGGCTTTGAATAGCATGTAGAGCACAGGCAGTGTGGCCACAAATGTCACACAGGTGACCAGGGTGCTATAGATGGTGTTCCTGTTGACTTGGGCTTCTAGTCTCTGCTCCGTGTCTGACAGTGCCAAGATCATGCTCCCCTGCTCCAGCAAGGAGCTGGGCATAGCCCCGTCTGCTGGTTCCACCAGGCCTGGGTGTGCTGCAGACTTTACAAGCTGAACCACCCCAGCCATTTGGCTACAAGTCTTTTCTAGGCCATCAAGCTGCTCTCGTAAGCCTTCTAGACATGAATGGACTTGCCTGGAATGACTAAGCTGCTCTTTCAAGGCAGCTGAAAGGACATCTACATCTCTGTCTCTGGTCGGGGGAGTACCTGCCTGTGACCCAGAGTCCTGCCCTGGCCCAGCAGCATGTACCAGGCCCCTCAAGTCCACCATGAGATTGTGGAGGTCCCTCTGCTGGCGGGAGTAGCTAGACGCCTGTTCTCGAATGGCCTCTTGGAGACTCACAGGCCCCTTCTGTGCCTCCAGGAGTAAAGCCTTCAGCTCCTGTAGTCGCACACGGTTCACATAGGTGGAGCCAGCCACACCAATCAGGGCCCCCAGGACTGAGCCAATGAGGGACCAGTTCTTGGTCCTCTCAGCCCTTGTGCGCTCCTTCTCATGACTTTCCCGCACAGCTGCAGAGAAGAGGGAGAACTTCTCTCGCTCAGAGTCTTCTGCACGCAGATAGGCTGTGCGAAGCCTCTTCTCCTCCTGCAGAAGCAAAGCCATGTTATTGGATTACATGGGCACAAGGTGGCCCTGCAGCTATAGCCACCAGCAGATGGCTCACTACCTTGTGCCTGGCAGAGTACATGTTCCATAGACCcatgctgaatgaatgaaggtaGCACCAACCTGGCTGGGTCAGAAGGGCAAAGGAATTGGGAGTGATCAAAGTGAGTTGCATGATCGTCCCACCTGAGCAGTCCTGGGTTTGATCAGAGGTGCACTTATGTCTACACAAAGGGAAGTGTCCAGCACTCCCTAGGCCAGCCCCTCCatagttctccttcctcagcattCTGAGTCCCAGGCTACGCTGCCCTGAAGAGTTGGCCCCAGTACTCCAGAAGAAAGTATATGGA harbors:
- the CCDC51 gene encoding mitochondrial potassium channel isoform X2, whose translation is MVARGLVREAREDLEVHQAKLKEVRDRLDRVSREDSQYLELATLEHRMLQEEKRLRTAYLRAEDSEREKFSLFSAAVRESHEKERTRAERTKNWSLIGSVLGALIGVAGSTYVNRVRLQELKALLLEAQKGPVSLQEAIREQASSYSRQQRDLHNLMVDLRGLVHAAGPGQDSGSQAGTPPTRDRDVDVLSAALKEQLSHSRQVHSCLEGLREQLDGLEKTCSQMAGVVQLVKSAAHPGLVEPADGAMPSSLLEQGSMILALSDTEQRLEAQVNRNTIYSTLVTCVTFVATLPVLYMLFKAS
- the CCDC51 gene encoding mitochondrial potassium channel isoform X1; its protein translation is MMGRSPGFAMQHIVGVPHVLVRRGLLGRDLFMTRTLCSPGPSQPGEKRPEEVALGLHHRLPALGRALGHSIQQRATSTAKTWWDRYEEFVGLNEVREAQGKVTEAEKVFMVARGLVREAREDLEVHQAKLKEVRDRLDRVSREDSQYLELATLEHRMLQEEKRLRTAYLRAEDSEREKFSLFSAAVRESHEKERTRAERTKNWSLIGSVLGALIGVAGSTYVNRVRLQELKALLLEAQKGPVSLQEAIREQASSYSRQQRDLHNLMVDLRGLVHAAGPGQDSGSQAGTPPTRDRDVDVLSAALKEQLSHSRQVHSCLEGLREQLDGLEKTCSQMAGVVQLVKSAAHPGLVEPADGAMPSSLLEQGSMILALSDTEQRLEAQVNRNTIYSTLVTCVTFVATLPVLYMLFKAS